One Candidatus Nitrotoga arctica genomic window, TTCTGATCGCCGGCCGGCCGCTCAACGAACCCATCGTGCAGTACGGGCCGTTCGTGATGAATACCCAGGAAGAGATTCATCAGGCGATGGACGATTTTAGGAATGGGCACTTTGCCTGAATCAAATAATTTCAAACCAACAAGGAGCATGACATGACTACCAACAATATTTTCAGGCAGATCAATGGCAATATCGTGAAATTGGTATTAATACCCGCGGTCAGCGCGTCGCTTGCGCTCGCCGCCAGACTTTTAGCGTCGGCAATCTTCATTGGTGCAGGATTCAGCAAACTGGGAGCGGGTTATGCGGGAGCGCAAGCCTATATGGCATCTGTCGGTCTCCCCGGTGAGCTTCTTCTCTTGGTGATCTCGCTGGAAATTGGGGGTGGACTGGCGTTGTTGCTTGGGTTTCAGACCCGCTTGGTGGCATTCGCGCTGTCGGTTTTTTGCATCGTTTCCGCTGTGTTGTTTCACTCTGGCGCAGACCCGATGCAACAGATCATGTTTATGAAAAATCTCGCGATGGGAGGCGGATTACTGGCCTTCACTTTATTTGGTGCGGGTCGTATGAGTCTGGATGGGGAAACACAGGTTCGAGTTTCTTAACATGGGGTCACTGGTGCGTATCAAGAGTACGCGCACCCATACCGGTTTGCTGGCACAGGCCAATCGTAAATGCGCTTACTTTTGGATAGGTAGGGTGGCATGATGTTGACTTTGTGCACCTTGCTTGGTGTCGCCAGCAGTTTATCAAGATGGCCTTTCCAGCGTGCAGGGATTACTCTCACTTGTGATGATATCCTTGGACGGATTGCCCAATCCAGCATCGACTTAATGCGGTCACGCAGATGGCTTATCGATGAGGCGACCCTCTCTGGAAGTACGATCGTTTTTGTGCCAAGATTCACTGCGGTCTCCCGAGTTGTTTTGACTGTTTGCAAGAAAATGATCGTGACACTCTTTGTTATATGATTTTTGTTATTTTTATAAAATTATTAAGTGTATTTTAAGGTGGGGGTTTCAACTCCGAAATTTTAGTTATGACAAAACAATTCATTCTCGGTACTCCACTTAGCTCCTCTGCTATCAAAGTTATGTTGCTGGGTAGCGGTGAACTCGGTAAGGAAGTTATCATCGCATTGCAACGCTTGGGTGTGGAGACTATTGCCGTGGATCGTTATCCCAATGCACCGGGACATCAGGTGGCACATCGCGCATATGTCATTAACATGACGGATGCTGCGGCATTGCGTAATCTGGTAGAGCTCGAACAGCCGCACCTTATCGTGCCGGAGATCGAAGCTATTGCCACCGATATGCTGGTCGAAATTGAGCGGGAGGGATTGGCGCGGGTCATTCCCACCGCACGCGCCGCTCAACTCACCATGCACCGTGAGGGAATTCGCCGCCTTGCGGCAGAAACATTGGGGCTGCCCACGTCTCCTTATGCCTTTGCCAATAGTCTGGAAGAATTACGTGCGGCGATTGATGACGGCATTGGCTATCCCTGCGTGGTGAAACCGGTGATGTCCTCCTCCGGCAAGGGACAGTCTAAAATCGACAGCGCAGCGGAGGTGGAGCAGGCTTGGAATTATGCCGCCAGCGGCAGTCGGGTGAACCAGGGGCGAGTAATCGTCGAGGGTTTTATTAATTTCGAATACGAAATTACCCAGCTCACCGTGCGTGCGATGGGCAGTAATGGCGAAGTCGAAACGCATTTCTGCGAACCAATCGGGCATGTCCAAATTCATGGTGACTATGTTGAAAGCTGGCAGCCGCAAGCTATGTCTGAACTGGCTTTAAAGCGCACACGCGATATCTCCAGGAAAGTTACGGACAATCTCGGAGGCTTAGGCATCTTCGGCGTCGAACTGTTCGTCAATGGTGATGATGTGTGGTTCAGTGAAGTCAGTCCGCGCCCGCACGACACGGGCATGGTTACGATGTGCAGTCAGATTCAGAATGAATTTGAGCTGCATGCGCGCGCCATACTCGGTCTGCCCGTGAACATTGCTTTGCGTGCGCCGGGCGCGAGTGCAGTGATTTATGGGCAACTGGAAGAATCGGCTATCGCTTTTACGGGTATTGATGAAGCGTTACGTGTCCCGGAAAGCGATTTGCGCTTATTTGGTAAACCGGAATCGTTTTCCAAACGGCGTATGGGCGTGGCGTTGGCAAACGGGGTAGATACCGACGAAGCGAGAATACGTGCCAAACTGGCCGCCAGTAAAGTGGTGCCAGTCAAGAGTTAGTCGTTCCTACCCGATCAAAGACAGCATTTACTTACTTATTGAAAGGGCGTGATCCAGATATTTAAAACACTGGACCACCCCGAGGCAGGAAAATAATTACTGTTACTGTCGAGAATTGGGATTACTGAGTTACCAGCTCGCGCAGCACATAAGGCAGGATGCCGCCATGGCGGTAGTAATCCACTTCGACGGGCGTGTCGATTCGTAGCAGCAGCGCAACTTGTTGCGTGCTACCGTCGCGGCGCTTGATGGTGAGCATTACATCCTGTTGTG contains:
- a CDS encoding DoxX family protein; amino-acid sequence: MTTNNIFRQINGNIVKLVLIPAVSASLALAARLLASAIFIGAGFSKLGAGYAGAQAYMASVGLPGELLLLVISLEIGGGLALLLGFQTRLVAFALSVFCIVSAVLFHSGADPMQQIMFMKNLAMGGGLLAFTLFGAGRMSLDGETQVRVS
- the purT gene encoding formate-dependent phosphoribosylglycinamide formyltransferase, which encodes MTKQFILGTPLSSSAIKVMLLGSGELGKEVIIALQRLGVETIAVDRYPNAPGHQVAHRAYVINMTDAAALRNLVELEQPHLIVPEIEAIATDMLVEIEREGLARVIPTARAAQLTMHREGIRRLAAETLGLPTSPYAFANSLEELRAAIDDGIGYPCVVKPVMSSSGKGQSKIDSAAEVEQAWNYAASGSRVNQGRVIVEGFINFEYEITQLTVRAMGSNGEVETHFCEPIGHVQIHGDYVESWQPQAMSELALKRTRDISRKVTDNLGGLGIFGVELFVNGDDVWFSEVSPRPHDTGMVTMCSQIQNEFELHARAILGLPVNIALRAPGASAVIYGQLEESAIAFTGIDEALRVPESDLRLFGKPESFSKRRMGVALANGVDTDEARIRAKLAASKVVPVKS